Proteins co-encoded in one Pseudomonas fluorescens genomic window:
- a CDS encoding retropepsin-like aspartic protease family protein, translated as MSQQPPGKRAGRVLMILAWCAALFLATRFFGQWEERQRNPNVVVSSEQVGGVIEVKLIGNTQGHFVASGLINGRPVEFMLDTGATDVAIPAQVAKDLRLEEGFGVTLSTANGLSQGYRTRIDRLQLGDIVLRDVRALVAPGLHGDQVLLGMSALNKLEFTQRGGTMLLRQTTNR; from the coding sequence TTGAGCCAGCAACCGCCAGGCAAGCGCGCCGGTCGGGTGTTGATGATTCTGGCCTGGTGCGCGGCGCTGTTTCTGGCCACGCGGTTTTTCGGCCAGTGGGAAGAGCGTCAACGCAATCCCAATGTGGTGGTCAGCTCGGAGCAGGTGGGCGGCGTGATCGAAGTGAAACTGATCGGCAACACCCAGGGACATTTTGTCGCCAGCGGCCTGATCAACGGTCGGCCGGTGGAGTTCATGCTCGACACCGGCGCGACCGACGTGGCAATCCCGGCGCAGGTCGCTAAAGACCTCCGGCTGGAAGAAGGTTTCGGTGTGACCCTGAGCACGGCCAATGGCCTGAGCCAGGGCTATCGCACCCGTATCGACCGCCTGCAACTGGGCGACATCGTGCTGCGGGACGTCCGCGCACTGGTGGCGCCGGGGCTGCATGGCGATCAGGTGCTGCTCGGCATGAGCGCCCTGAACAAACTTGAATTTACCCAGCGCGGTGGCACCATGCTGCTGCGCCAGACAACGAACCGATGA
- the parE gene encoding DNA topoisomerase IV subunit B, with amino-acid sequence MATPSASSYNADAIEVLSGLDPVRKRPGMYTDTSRPNHLAQEVIDNSVDEALAGHAKSIQVILHADHSLEVCDDGRGMPVDIHPEEGVSGVELILTKLHAGGKFSNKNYQFSGGLHGVGISVVNALSTQVRVRVKRDGNEYEMTFADGFKATDLQVIGTVGKRNTGTSVYFAPDPKYFDSPKFSISRLKHVLKAKAVLCPGLLISFEDKGTGEKVEWHYEDGLRSYLVDAVSEFERLPDAPFCGNLAGTKEAVEWALLWLPEGGTSVTESYVNLIPTEQGGTHVNGLRQGLLDAMREFCEFRSLLPRGVKLAPEDVWERIAFVLSMKMQEPQFSGQTKERLSSREAAAFVSGVVKDAFSLWLNANPETGLALAELAISNAGRRLKASKKVERKRITQGPALPGKLADCAGQDPMRSELFLVEGDSAGGSAKQARDKEFQAILPLRGKILNTWEVDGSEVLASQEVHNIAVAIGVDPGAEDMSQLRYGKICILADADSDGLHIATLLCALFVQHFRPLVDAGHVYVAMPPLYRIDLGKEIYYALDEAERDGILDRLVAEKKRGKPQVTRFKGLGEMNPPQLRETTMDPNTRRLVQLTLGEDFAQTSEMMDMLLAKKRAGDRKTWLESKGNLAEVLA; translated from the coding sequence ATGGCCACTCCCAGCGCTAGCTCCTATAACGCCGACGCCATCGAAGTCCTCTCGGGCCTCGACCCGGTGCGCAAACGCCCCGGCATGTATACCGACACCAGTCGGCCGAACCACCTCGCCCAGGAAGTCATCGACAACAGCGTCGACGAAGCCCTGGCCGGCCATGCCAAATCGATCCAGGTCATCCTCCACGCCGACCACTCGCTGGAAGTCTGCGACGACGGTCGTGGCATGCCGGTCGACATCCACCCGGAAGAGGGTGTGTCGGGCGTTGAACTGATCCTGACCAAGCTCCATGCGGGCGGCAAGTTTTCCAACAAGAACTACCAGTTCTCCGGCGGTCTGCACGGGGTGGGTATTTCCGTGGTCAACGCCTTGTCGACCCAGGTACGGGTGCGGGTCAAGCGTGACGGCAACGAATATGAAATGACCTTCGCCGACGGCTTCAAGGCCACCGATCTGCAAGTGATTGGCACCGTCGGCAAGCGCAATACCGGGACCAGTGTGTACTTCGCGCCGGACCCGAAATACTTCGATTCGCCGAAATTCTCCATCAGCCGCCTCAAGCACGTGCTCAAGGCCAAGGCCGTTCTGTGCCCGGGGCTGCTGATCAGCTTCGAAGACAAAGGCACCGGCGAAAAGGTCGAGTGGCACTACGAAGATGGCTTGCGCTCCTACCTGGTAGACGCGGTCAGCGAATTCGAGCGTCTGCCGGACGCGCCGTTCTGCGGCAATCTGGCCGGCACCAAGGAAGCGGTCGAGTGGGCGCTGCTGTGGCTGCCGGAAGGCGGCACCTCGGTCACTGAGAGCTACGTCAACCTGATCCCGACGGAGCAGGGCGGCACCCACGTCAACGGTCTGCGTCAGGGCCTGCTCGATGCGATGCGCGAGTTCTGCGAATTCCGCAGCCTGCTGCCGCGTGGCGTGAAGCTGGCGCCGGAAGACGTCTGGGAGCGCATCGCTTTCGTCCTGTCGATGAAAATGCAGGAGCCGCAATTCTCCGGCCAGACCAAGGAACGTCTGTCGTCCCGTGAGGCGGCGGCGTTTGTTTCCGGTGTGGTCAAGGACGCGTTCAGCCTGTGGCTCAACGCCAACCCGGAAACCGGTCTGGCCCTGGCAGAACTGGCGATCAGCAACGCTGGCCGGCGTCTGAAAGCGAGCAAGAAAGTCGAGCGCAAGCGCATCACCCAGGGGCCGGCGCTGCCGGGCAAACTGGCGGACTGCGCCGGGCAGGACCCGATGCGTTCCGAACTGTTCCTGGTGGAAGGTGATTCCGCCGGCGGTTCGGCCAAGCAGGCGCGGGACAAGGAGTTCCAGGCGATCCTGCCGTTGCGCGGCAAGATCCTCAACACCTGGGAAGTCGACGGCAGCGAAGTGCTGGCCAGCCAGGAAGTGCACAACATTGCCGTGGCCATCGGTGTCGATCCGGGTGCCGAAGACATGAGCCAGCTGCGCTACGGCAAGATCTGCATCCTCGCCGACGCCGACTCCGACGGCCTGCACATCGCAACGTTGCTCTGCGCCCTGTTCGTCCAGCATTTCCGTCCGCTGGTGGACGCCGGTCACGTCTACGTGGCGATGCCACCGCTGTACCGCATCGACCTGGGCAAAGAGATCTACTACGCCCTCGACGAAGCCGAGCGCGACGGGATCCTCGATCGTCTGGTGGCCGAGAAGAAACGCGGCAAGCCGCAGGTCACCCGATTCAAGGGCCTGGGTGAAATGAACCCGCCGCAACTGCGTGAAACCACCATGGACCCGAACACCCGGCGCCTGGTGCAACTGACCCTCGGCGAAGACTTCGCCCAGACCTCGGAAATGATGGACATGCTGCTGGCGAAGAAACGCGCCGGCGACCGCAAGACCTGGCTTGAATCCAAGGGCAACCTCGCCGAGGTTCTGGCCTGA
- a CDS encoding YqiA/YcfP family alpha/beta fold hydrolase codes for MSGSILYIHGFNSAPASKKACQLVEVMERLGLSDQLRVPALHHHPREAIGQLEQAIAELGRPLLVGSSLGGYYATHLAERHGLKALLVNPAVSPHRMFDGYLGTQKNLYTDETWELTHDHVTALAELEVPAPQDPQRYQVWLQTGDETLDYRYAQQYYRACALRIQAGGDHSFQGFAGQLPALLSFAGIGADLFQAIDFTAL; via the coding sequence ATGTCCGGTTCGATCCTCTATATCCACGGCTTCAACAGTGCGCCGGCCTCGAAGAAGGCCTGTCAGCTGGTCGAGGTGATGGAACGACTGGGTTTGAGCGATCAACTGCGTGTCCCGGCGCTGCATCACCACCCCCGTGAAGCCATCGGTCAGCTGGAGCAGGCAATCGCCGAGCTGGGCCGGCCGTTGCTGGTGGGAAGCTCGCTCGGCGGCTACTATGCGACTCACCTGGCCGAGCGCCACGGCCTGAAAGCCCTGCTGGTCAACCCGGCCGTCAGTCCGCACCGGATGTTCGACGGATACCTGGGGACGCAGAAAAACCTGTACACCGACGAAACCTGGGAGTTGACCCACGACCACGTGACGGCCCTGGCCGAACTGGAAGTGCCGGCACCGCAGGATCCGCAGCGGTATCAGGTGTGGTTGCAGACCGGGGACGAAACGCTGGACTATCGCTACGCCCAGCAGTATTACCGGGCCTGTGCCTTGCGCATTCAGGCTGGCGGCGACCACAGTTTCCAGGGGTTTGCCGGGCAGTTGCCGGCGTTGCTGAGTTTTGCCGGCATTGGCGCCGATTTGTTTCAGGCAATCGATTTCACCGCGCTGTGA
- a CDS encoding AhpA/YtjB family protein — translation MNRPTPVKTDNFFLLIFRALRHRRVPIALRIASHNVILVALALVIYACVMGLQFKQAMHEQADALGESLTTQTATSATELLVSNDILSLNVLLNNLTKNKLVAHAAIYSVDNRILAESGQRPKHSLLGEAEGMYESKITFQDVTAGQLRISLDMDQFQQPMTISLQSMGILSAILLALSLALSLRLGRHISTPLLQLRVWLRRIDEYTPGIDRQDEIGDLARQLHASYAPEPSIPEPEPEPEFEDDDVGPEFEVRNLRDPSFDESRPMAAQKPAPRHVVSTVEDDDDEDPFADLRDESLNDVAQPAVRRPTPSVPQHTAVLAVQLGSQEQLRRLPRARLEELQERYRDCLEQAASLYQGEIETLNDGSTLMLFHTEDSGDDYLTNAICCGELLRALGHQLQIEVADSGITLQLQLGLTLGDELFGLSQIDLLLTDSAQDALALSQHSRNLLLVERKIGDDALIRQRARIRPIASPEGACCVERLMEPYPSMLERQLARMHERRA, via the coding sequence GTGAACCGGCCCACGCCAGTTAAAACCGATAACTTCTTCCTGCTGATCTTCCGTGCACTGCGCCACCGCCGTGTACCGATTGCATTGCGCATTGCCAGCCATAACGTGATCCTGGTCGCCCTGGCCCTGGTGATCTATGCCTGCGTGATGGGCTTGCAGTTCAAGCAGGCCATGCACGAGCAGGCCGATGCCCTGGGCGAAAGCCTGACCACGCAGACCGCCACCTCCGCGACCGAGCTGCTGGTGTCCAACGACATCCTCAGCCTCAACGTGCTGCTCAACAACCTGACCAAGAACAAGCTGGTGGCCCACGCCGCCATCTACAGCGTGGACAACCGCATCCTCGCCGAGTCCGGTCAGCGGCCCAAGCACAGCCTGCTGGGCGAAGCCGAGGGCATGTACGAGAGCAAGATCACCTTCCAGGACGTGACCGCCGGGCAATTGCGCATCAGCCTGGACATGGACCAGTTCCAGCAGCCGATGACCATCAGTCTGCAGAGCATGGGCATTTTGAGTGCGATCCTGCTGGCACTGTCCCTGGCCCTGAGCCTGCGTCTTGGCCGGCACATCTCCACGCCGTTGCTGCAATTGCGTGTGTGGCTGCGCCGGATCGACGAATACACGCCGGGGATTGACCGTCAGGACGAGATCGGCGATCTGGCCCGTCAACTGCACGCCAGTTACGCTCCGGAGCCAAGCATTCCCGAGCCTGAGCCGGAACCCGAGTTCGAGGACGATGACGTCGGGCCGGAATTCGAGGTGCGCAACCTGCGCGATCCGAGTTTTGACGAGAGCCGCCCGATGGCCGCGCAGAAACCTGCGCCACGCCATGTGGTCAGCACCGTTGAAGACGACGATGACGAAGACCCGTTTGCTGACCTGCGTGACGAATCCCTGAACGACGTCGCGCAACCGGCGGTGCGCCGCCCGACGCCGAGCGTTCCGCAACACACCGCGGTGCTGGCCGTGCAACTTGGCTCGCAAGAACAATTGCGCCGCTTGCCACGGGCACGTCTGGAAGAGCTGCAGGAGCGCTATCGCGACTGTCTGGAGCAGGCGGCTTCGCTGTACCAGGGTGAAATCGAAACCCTGAATGACGGCAGCACGCTGATGCTGTTCCACACCGAAGACAGCGGCGACGATTACCTGACCAACGCCATCTGCTGCGGCGAGCTGCTGCGGGCACTGGGCCATCAACTGCAGATCGAAGTCGCCGACAGCGGCATCACCCTGCAATTGCAGTTGGGCCTGACCCTGGGCGACGAACTGTTCGGACTGAGCCAGATCGACTTGCTGCTGACCGACTCAGCCCAGGACGCCCTGGCGCTGTCGCAACACAGCCGCAACCTGCTGCTGGTGGAGCGCAAGATCGGTGATGACGCGCTGATACGCCAACGTGCACGGATCCGGCCGATTGCCAGCCCTGAGGGTGCCTGCTGTGTTGAGCGCTTGATGGAGCCTTACCCGTCGATGCTCGAGCGGCAACTGGCGCGGATGCATGAGCGTCGGGCCTGA
- the cpdA gene encoding 3',5'-cyclic-AMP phosphodiesterase: MPSVSTLTTADAALLVQLSDSHLFAEADGALLGMKTCESLQKVIELVLEQQPQIDLMIATGDLSQDGTLASYQQFRQMTAQIDAPARWIPGNHDEPQIMQMAAVQSALLEPVVDIGNWRVTLLDSAVPGSVPGYLQDEQLQLLARALSEAPERHHLVCLHHHPVSIDCAWMEPIGLRNPEAFFDVLDRFPQVRAVLWGHVHQEIDRERNGVRLIASPSTCIQFEPRSADFKVGEQAPGYRWLRLLPDGRIETGVARVTGFDFQVDYGSNGY, from the coding sequence ACTGTCCGACAGTCATTTGTTCGCCGAGGCGGACGGTGCGCTGCTGGGCATGAAAACTTGCGAGAGCCTGCAAAAGGTCATCGAGCTGGTGCTCGAGCAGCAGCCGCAAATCGACCTGATGATCGCCACGGGCGACCTGTCACAGGACGGCACGCTGGCGTCCTACCAGCAGTTTCGTCAGATGACCGCGCAGATCGACGCGCCCGCTCGCTGGATCCCCGGCAACCACGACGAACCGCAGATCATGCAAATGGCCGCTGTGCAGAGTGCGCTGCTGGAGCCGGTGGTGGACATCGGCAACTGGCGCGTGACCCTGCTCGATTCGGCGGTGCCGGGCTCGGTGCCGGGGTATTTGCAGGATGAACAGCTGCAATTGCTCGCCCGCGCCCTGAGCGAAGCGCCGGAGCGGCATCATCTTGTGTGCTTGCATCATCATCCCGTATCGATCGATTGTGCCTGGATGGAGCCGATCGGCTTGCGCAATCCCGAAGCTTTTTTCGACGTGCTCGACCGTTTCCCACAGGTCCGAGCCGTGTTGTGGGGACATGTGCATCAAGAGATCGATCGAGAGCGCAACGGTGTACGGCTGATTGCCTCGCCGTCGACCTGTATTCAGTTCGAGCCGCGCAGTGCCGACTTCAAGGTCGGCGAGCAGGCGCCGGGGTATCGCTGGTTGCGTCTTCTGCCGGATGGGCGGATCGAGACGGGTGTGGCGCGTGTCACGGGGTTCGATTTTCAGGTGGATTACGGCTCGAACGGCTATTGA
- the parC gene encoding DNA topoisomerase IV subunit A, giving the protein MSDSLDLSLDGVERRSLADFTENAYLNYSMYVIMDRALPHIGDGLKPVQRRIVYAMSELGLDADSKHKKSARTVGDVLGKFHPHGDSACYEAMVLMAQPFSYRYTLVDGQGNWGAPDDPKSFAAMRYTEARLSRYSEVLLSELGQGTADWGPNFDGTLQEPLVLPARLPNILLNGTTGIAVGMATDVPPHNLREVATACVRLLDEPKATVEQLCEHIQGPDYPTEAEIITPRADLLKMYETGKGSVRMRAVYHVEDGDIIVTALPHQVSGAKVLEQIAALMQAKPSKAPQIADLRDESDHENPCRIVIIPVNSRVDHEALMQHLFASTELESTYRVNVNIIGLDGKPQLKNLRTLLVEWLEFRVLTVRRRLQFRLDKVERRLHLLDGLLIAYLNLDEVIHIIRTEEHPKAKLIERFALSEIQADYILDTRLRQLARLEEMKLRDEQDELLKEQAKLQALLSSEAKLKKLVRSELLKDAETYGDDRRSPIVERAEAKALTEHDLLPNEKVTVVLSEKGWIRSAKGHEIDATGLSYKAGDGFKTSAAGRSNQSAVVIDSTGRSYSVAAHTLPSARGQGEPLTGRLTPPPGATFECVLMPEDDALYVIASDAGYGFVVKGEDLQAKNKAGKALLSLPNNAKVITPRPVADREQNWLASVTTEGRLLIFKISDLPQLGKGKGNKIIGISGERVASREEYVTDIAVLPEGATLVLQAGKRTLSLKADDLEHYKGERGRRGNKLPRGFQRVDALLVENLN; this is encoded by the coding sequence ATGAGCGACTCCCTTGATCTCAGCCTGGACGGTGTAGAACGCCGGTCGCTGGCTGACTTCACCGAAAATGCCTACCTCAACTACTCCATGTACGTGATCATGGACCGTGCCCTGCCGCATATCGGCGACGGTCTGAAACCGGTACAGCGGCGTATCGTCTACGCCATGAGCGAGCTGGGGCTGGATGCCGATTCCAAGCACAAGAAGTCGGCGCGTACCGTCGGCGACGTGCTCGGCAAGTTCCACCCGCACGGCGACTCGGCGTGCTACGAAGCGATGGTGTTGATGGCCCAGCCGTTCAGCTACCGCTACACGCTGGTGGACGGCCAGGGTAACTGGGGTGCGCCGGACGATCCGAAGTCCTTCGCCGCCATGCGATACACCGAAGCGCGGCTGTCACGTTATTCCGAAGTGTTGCTCAGCGAGCTGGGCCAAGGCACCGCAGACTGGGGCCCGAACTTCGACGGCACCCTGCAGGAACCGCTGGTTCTCCCTGCGCGCCTTCCGAACATCCTGCTCAACGGCACCACCGGTATCGCCGTGGGCATGGCCACTGACGTGCCGCCACACAACCTGCGCGAAGTCGCCACCGCTTGCGTGCGTCTGCTCGACGAGCCGAAAGCCACGGTCGAGCAGCTCTGCGAACACATTCAGGGCCCGGACTATCCGACCGAAGCGGAAATCATCACCCCGCGCGCTGACCTGCTGAAAATGTACGAAACCGGCAAGGGCTCGGTGCGCATGCGCGCCGTGTACCACGTCGAGGACGGCGACATCATCGTCACCGCGCTGCCGCACCAGGTCTCCGGGGCCAAGGTGCTGGAGCAGATCGCCGCGCTGATGCAGGCCAAGCCGTCGAAAGCGCCGCAGATCGCTGACCTGCGTGACGAATCCGACCACGAGAACCCGTGCCGCATCGTAATCATCCCGGTCAACAGCCGCGTCGATCACGAAGCGCTGATGCAACACCTTTTTGCCAGCACCGAGCTGGAGTCGACCTACCGGGTCAACGTCAACATCATCGGTCTGGATGGCAAGCCGCAGCTGAAAAACCTTCGTACGTTGCTGGTGGAGTGGCTGGAATTCCGCGTGCTGACCGTGCGTCGCCGCCTGCAATTCCGCCTCGACAAGGTCGAGCGTCGCCTGCACCTGTTGGACGGTTTGCTGATTGCCTACCTCAACCTGGATGAAGTGATCCACATCATCCGCACCGAGGAGCACCCGAAAGCCAAGCTGATCGAACGCTTCGCCCTGAGCGAAATCCAGGCCGACTACATCCTCGACACCCGTCTGCGTCAGTTGGCGCGTCTGGAAGAGATGAAACTGCGCGACGAGCAGGACGAATTGCTCAAGGAGCAGGCCAAGCTGCAAGCCCTGCTGAGCAGTGAAGCCAAGCTGAAAAAACTGGTTCGCAGCGAACTGCTGAAAGATGCCGAAACCTACGGCGACGACCGTCGGTCGCCAATCGTCGAGCGCGCCGAAGCCAAGGCGCTGACTGAACACGATCTGCTGCCGAACGAGAAAGTGACTGTAGTGCTGTCGGAAAAAGGCTGGATCCGTTCGGCCAAGGGCCACGAGATCGACGCCACCGGCCTGTCGTACAAGGCCGGCGACGGCTTCAAGACCTCGGCGGCGGGGCGTTCCAACCAGTCAGCCGTGGTCATCGACTCCACGGGCCGCAGTTACTCGGTGGCCGCGCACACCTTGCCTTCTGCACGGGGCCAGGGCGAGCCGTTGACCGGTCGTCTGACGCCACCGCCTGGCGCTACGTTCGAATGCGTACTGATGCCGGAAGACGACGCGCTGTACGTGATCGCCTCCGACGCCGGCTACGGTTTCGTGGTGAAAGGCGAAGACCTGCAAGCCAAGAACAAGGCCGGCAAGGCCCTGTTGAGCCTGCCGAACAACGCCAAGGTGATCACGCCGCGCCCTGTGGCCGACCGCGAACAGAACTGGCTGGCCTCGGTGACGACCGAGGGTCGCCTGCTGATCTTCAAAATCAGCGATCTGCCACAATTAGGGAAGGGCAAAGGCAACAAGATCATCGGTATCTCCGGTGAACGTGTGGCCAGTCGCGAAGAATATGTCACGGACATCGCCGTTCTTCCGGAAGGCGCCACGCTGGTGCTGCAGGCCGGAAAACGTACCTTGTCGCTGAAAGCCGACGACCTCGAACACTACAAGGGTGAGCGTGGTCGTCGTGGCAATAAACTGCCACGGGGCTTCCAGCGGGTGGACGCGCTGCTCGTCGAAAACCTCAATTAA
- a CDS encoding PqiC family protein encodes MTSLRPLIFLLAGVLGLAGCSVHQPVSLYQLDSGSPAQPAQSAGMAVLLGPVVVADYLQRETLLQRQPDGSLQAAVDGRWAGSLSSDIDQLLLRQVAGRLDSQRVVLAPATSGFTPDVQVLLTITRLDSGAKQPAILDAQWRLIDRRGQVRDNRIVHLQELHSGGTASQVQAQGILLQRLAEQLSVALKPLANQPPVAEAPRKPAPKPAAPAAEAEKQPKIPMASPIRTDMEVFRF; translated from the coding sequence ATGACTTCTCTGCGCCCCCTTATTTTCCTGCTCGCCGGCGTTCTTGGCCTGGCGGGTTGCAGCGTTCACCAGCCGGTGTCGCTGTATCAGCTGGACAGCGGAAGTCCGGCTCAGCCTGCGCAAAGCGCGGGCATGGCGGTTTTGCTGGGCCCTGTGGTCGTTGCCGACTACCTGCAACGTGAAACCCTGCTGCAGCGTCAACCGGACGGCAGCCTGCAGGCAGCGGTCGATGGTCGTTGGGCTGGCAGCCTTTCGTCGGATATCGATCAATTGCTGCTGCGTCAGGTCGCCGGTCGTCTGGACAGTCAGCGCGTGGTGCTGGCACCGGCCACCTCAGGCTTCACCCCGGATGTACAGGTGCTGTTGACCATCACTCGCCTGGACTCCGGTGCCAAGCAGCCGGCGATTCTCGACGCACAGTGGCGCCTGATCGACCGTCGTGGTCAGGTTCGGGACAACCGCATCGTTCATCTGCAAGAGCTGCACAGTGGTGGCACGGCTTCGCAGGTTCAGGCACAAGGTATCCTGCTGCAGCGCCTGGCCGAGCAACTATCGGTCGCGCTCAAACCGCTGGCCAACCAGCCACCGGTTGCCGAAGCACCGCGCAAACCGGCACCGAAACCGGCCGCGCCGGCGGCGGAAGCCGAGAAACAGCCGAAGATTCCGATGGCTTCGCCGATTCGCACCGATATGGAAGTGTTTCGCTTCTGA
- the serB gene encoding phosphoserine phosphatase SerB has protein sequence MREIVLINITGVDRPGLTAAITGVLAQGGVNILDIGQAVIHDMLSFGILVEIPDSEPGNSVLKDILFKGYELDQQVRFTPVSEEDYQQWVGNQGKKRHIVTLLTRKVTAGQLQAVSSITAKYGLNIDHIDRLSGRMPLDTPADKGKGCIEFSVRGEAADPQALRAEFLSVAQELNVDIAFQEDSLFRRNRRLAVFDMDSTLIEAEVIDELAKAAGVGDQVSQITERAMAGELDFRASFKERLALLKGLDVSVLDSIGASLRLTEGAETLFAELKRLGYKTAILSGGFTYFAKQLQARLGIDYVFANELEVVDGKCTGVAIEPIVDAQRKADLLKQLAEKEGLRLEQTIAVGDGANDLPMLAIAGLGVAFRAKPLVKQSAKQAISTLGLDGVLYLLGFRDRDGQL, from the coding sequence TTGCGCGAAATCGTCCTGATTAACATCACGGGAGTCGACCGTCCCGGTCTGACTGCGGCCATTACCGGCGTTCTGGCCCAGGGTGGTGTGAATATCCTCGACATCGGTCAGGCGGTGATCCATGACATGCTGTCGTTCGGCATCCTCGTGGAAATCCCCGACTCCGAGCCAGGCAATTCTGTGCTCAAGGACATCCTGTTCAAGGGCTACGAGCTCGACCAGCAGGTGCGCTTCACCCCGGTATCCGAAGAGGATTACCAGCAATGGGTGGGCAATCAGGGCAAGAAACGCCACATCGTCACACTGCTGACCCGCAAGGTCACCGCCGGCCAGTTGCAGGCCGTGAGTTCGATCACCGCCAAATATGGCCTGAACATCGACCACATCGACCGTCTGTCGGGGCGCATGCCGCTGGACACTCCCGCCGACAAGGGCAAGGGTTGCATCGAGTTCTCCGTGCGTGGCGAAGCCGCCGATCCGCAGGCCCTGCGCGCCGAGTTCCTCAGCGTGGCCCAGGAACTGAACGTCGATATCGCCTTCCAGGAAGATTCGCTGTTCCGTCGCAATCGTCGCCTGGCGGTGTTCGACATGGACTCGACCCTGATCGAAGCCGAAGTCATCGACGAGCTGGCCAAGGCCGCCGGTGTCGGCGACCAGGTTTCGCAAATCACCGAGCGGGCGATGGCCGGCGAGCTGGACTTCCGCGCCAGCTTCAAGGAGCGCCTGGCACTGCTCAAGGGGCTGGATGTCAGCGTGCTCGATTCGATCGGTGCCTCGCTGCGCCTGACCGAAGGCGCTGAAACCCTGTTCGCCGAACTCAAGCGCCTGGGCTACAAGACCGCGATCCTGTCGGGCGGCTTCACTTACTTCGCCAAGCAATTGCAGGCCAGACTCGGCATCGACTACGTGTTCGCCAACGAGCTGGAAGTGGTCGACGGCAAGTGCACCGGCGTGGCTATCGAGCCGATCGTCGATGCCCAGCGCAAGGCCGATCTGCTGAAACAGCTGGCTGAAAAAGAAGGTTTGCGTCTGGAGCAGACCATTGCCGTGGGCGACGGCGCCAACGACCTGCCAATGCTGGCGATTGCCGGCCTGGGTGTGGCGTTCCGCGCCAAGCCGCTGGTCAAGCAATCGGCGAAGCAGGCGATCTCGACGCTCGGTCTGGATGGCGTGCTGTACCTGTTGGGCTTCCGGGATCGCGACGGGCAGCTCTGA
- a CDS encoding esterase-like activity of phytase family protein, protein MRFGWALAGALLLGSMTVSAEPAQELRVLAEHPVEGMRGGNLSGLALCGNALWTVSDRDDDQIYRLDTRDPVWQATAVRIDPPPVPDSGLPWGIKSRTWAASFVRGGDLDFEGITCDSAGNRYIVSEGHAAVLQVPAQGPSAWLKISPMMVREARASGMLLQFNAIFEGLAINPAGDQMWLAAERQNRGLLMIKRQQTVWDCDGRCVLLSEGGMEMQPPQFPKARPVNRDFSDVSLFDGKLFTLERNAYQICRRDAQTAKVELCWSYADELLQANRRYSQNFGLEEALVVDAQGAWIGVDNNFGPRADGEVRPIVWRFAAPEGGWSAKP, encoded by the coding sequence ATGCGGTTTGGCTGGGCCTTGGCGGGTGCCTTGCTGCTGGGTTCGATGACGGTGTCGGCAGAGCCTGCGCAAGAACTGCGCGTGCTCGCCGAACACCCGGTCGAAGGCATGCGTGGCGGCAACCTCTCGGGGCTGGCCTTGTGCGGCAACGCGCTGTGGACGGTTTCGGATCGGGACGATGACCAAATCTATCGACTCGATACCCGCGATCCGGTCTGGCAGGCCACGGCCGTGCGCATCGATCCGCCGCCGGTGCCCGACAGCGGCTTGCCGTGGGGCATCAAATCGCGGACCTGGGCGGCCTCGTTCGTCCGTGGTGGCGATCTGGATTTCGAAGGGATCACCTGCGACAGCGCCGGCAATCGCTACATTGTCAGCGAAGGTCATGCAGCGGTGCTCCAAGTGCCTGCGCAGGGGCCGTCGGCGTGGCTGAAAATCTCGCCGATGATGGTTCGCGAAGCTCGGGCCAGCGGGATGTTGCTGCAGTTCAATGCGATCTTCGAAGGTCTGGCGATCAACCCGGCGGGCGATCAGATGTGGCTCGCCGCCGAACGGCAAAACCGTGGCCTGTTGATGATCAAGCGTCAGCAAACGGTATGGGACTGTGACGGCCGCTGCGTGCTGCTCAGTGAAGGCGGGATGGAAATGCAACCGCCGCAGTTTCCCAAGGCCCGACCGGTCAATCGGGATTTTTCCGACGTGTCCCTGTTCGACGGCAAACTGTTTACCCTTGAACGCAACGCCTACCAGATCTGTCGTCGTGATGCGCAGACGGCCAAGGTCGAGCTCTGCTGGTCGTATGCGGACGAGCTGTTGCAGGCCAATCGGCGTTATTCGCAGAACTTCGGGCTGGAAGAGGCGCTGGTGGTCGATGCTCAAGGCGCCTGGATCGGTGTCGACAACAATTTCGGCCCCCGCGCCGATGGCGAAGTCCGCCCGATCGTCTGGCGTTTCGCCGCACCCGAGGGTGGATGGAGTGCCAAGCCTTGA